In the genome of Conger conger chromosome 8, fConCon1.1, whole genome shotgun sequence, one region contains:
- the g3bp2a gene encoding ras GTPase-activating protein-binding protein 2 yields the protein MVMEKPSPLLVGREFVRQYYTLLNKAPDFLHRFYGRHSSYVHGGLDASGKPAEAVYGQAEIHKKVMSLQFSECHTKIRHVDAHATLNDGVVVQVMGELSNNGQPMRKFMQTFVLAPEGSVANKFYVHNDIFRYEDEVFADSEAELEESEEEVEEEQEERQPTPEPLQDSPRSTTYYEQHPVTNGVEEPLEEPTPEPEPEPEPEEVKKTEEEPKPNVEEKVLEELEEKVPSPVPVESPPHAQEQPKTFSWASVTSKNLPPSGTAASSGIPPHVVKATSSQPRVEPKQEAQPPAPRARDQRTRERPGFIPRGPRPDGVASSDSQAGKPHFSFISKGRGDAEANEMEGRRIVRYPDSHQLFVGNLPHDIDESELKDFFMTFGNVVELRINTKGVGGKLPNFGFVVFDDSDPVQRILGAKPIMFRGEVRLNVEEKKTRAARERETRGDDRRDMRRNERGPGGPRGIMGSGMMRDRDGRGPPPRGGMAPKPGLGSGRGAGQGGENRFTTQRR from the exons CACACTCTTAAACAAGGCACCAGACTTTCTGCACAG GTTCTACGGAAGACACTCCTCCTATGTTCATGGTGGACTGGATGCTAGTGGGAAGCCGGCAGAGGCTGTATATGGGCAAGCT GAGATCCACAAGAAGGTGATGTCCCTTCAGTTCAGTGAATGCCACACGAAGATCCGCCACGTGGATGCCCACGCCACCCTGAACGATGGAGTTGTGGTTCAGGTCATGGGGGAGCTCTCCAACAATGGACAGCCAATGAGGAAGTTCATGCAGACCTTTGTGCTTGCTCCTGAG GGTTCGGTGGCTAATAAGTTCTACGTGCATAATGACATCTTCCGCTACGAAGATGAGGTTTTCGCAGATTCCGAGGCGGAGCTTGAAG AATCTGAAGAGGAGGTTGAAGAGGAGCAGGAAGAGCGACAGCCCACGCCAGAGCCGCTCCAGGACAGCCCGAGAAGCACCACCTACTACGAACAGCACCCTGTGAC TAACGGTGTGGAGGAGCCGCTGGAGGAGCCCACCCCtgagccagaaccagaacccgaGCCGGAGGAAGTGAAGAAGACCGAGGAGGAGCCCAAGCCCAATGTCGaggagaaggttctggaagagCTGGAGGAGAAAGTGCCATCTCCGGTGCCTGTCGAGTCCCCACCCCACGCCCAGGAACAGCCGAAG ACCTTCTCCTGGGCTTCAGTGACCAGTAAAAACCTGCCCCCCAGTGGCACAGCTGCTTCCTCTGGAATTCCTCCCCATGTTGTTAAAGCCACAAGTTCGCAG CCCCGAGTGGAGCCCAAGCAGGAGGcccagccccccgccccgcgAGCCAGAGACCAGCGGACACGTGAGAGACCTGGGTTTATCCCGCGAGGACCCAGGCCCG ATGGAGTGGCTTCGTCAGACTCGCAAGCTGGAAAACCCCACTTCAGCTTCATCAGCAAAG GAAGGGGAGATGCCGAGGCGAACGAAATGGAGGGCAGGAGGATCGTGAGGTATCCAGACAGCCACCAGCTCTTTGTTGGCAACCTGCCACATGACATCGACGAGAGCGAGCTGAAGGACTTTTTCATGA CCTTTGGAAATGTGGTCGAGCTGCGGATCAACACCAAGGGCGTCGGAGGGAAGCTGCCAAACTTTGGCTTCGTGGTCTTTGATGATTCTGACCCTGTGCAGAGAATTCTGGGTGCAAAG ccaatcatgttccGCGGCGAGGTACGGCTGAACGTGGAGGAGAAGAAAACGCGGGCCGCGCGCGAGAGGGAGACTCGCGGAGACGACCGCCGGGACATGCGCCGCAACGAGCGCGGCCCCGGAGGCCCCCGCGGCATCATGGGAAGTGGAATGATGCGGGATCGGGATGGGAGGGGCCCTCCCCCGCGGGGCGGGATGGCCCCCAAGCCGGGCCTGGGGTcaggaagaggagcaggccAGGGCGGGGAGAACCGCTTCACCACCCAGCGCCGCTGA